The following are encoded together in the Aerococcus mictus genome:
- a CDS encoding PTS glucitol/sorbitol transporter subunit IIA, which translates to MTIYQTEVKNIGADAELFKSENMIILFGEDAPADLADYCYNIDVNPIQGTIEAGQTISFDDQDYKITAVGSVVEKNLTNLGHISVRFDNSTDADLAGTIYVEHKELPEITIGTKVTIH; encoded by the coding sequence ATGACTATTTATCAAACAGAAGTAAAAAATATTGGTGCCGATGCTGAATTATTTAAAAGTGAAAACATGATCATCCTCTTTGGAGAAGACGCCCCCGCTGACTTAGCTGACTATTGCTATAATATCGACGTTAACCCTATCCAAGGGACCATTGAAGCTGGGCAAACTATCTCATTTGATGACCAAGACTATAAAATCACTGCTGTTGGTAGCGTCGTAGAGAAAAACCTGACTAACTTAGGCCACATTTCCGTGCGCTTCGACAATTCAACTGATGCTGATTTAGCCGGAACCATCTATGTGGAACACAAAGAGCTTCCAGAAATTACGATCGGTACCAAGGTAACGATTCATTAA